A stretch of Cyanobacterium sp. HL-69 DNA encodes these proteins:
- the mutT gene encoding 8-oxo-dGTP diphosphatase, which yields MVLDVDTVIYKNPAPTVDIIIEMIDHTSVAPEFATQFQNNSFAPIVLIERKFEPFGWAIPGGFVDYGESVEQGAIREALEEVSLRVDLVEQFYVYSDPQRDKRKHTISIVFIARAKGEPKADDDALNVSLFPLWDIPKNLCFDHDRILADYIHYKLTGDRPQL from the coding sequence ATGGTGCTAGACGTAGATACCGTTATTTATAAAAATCCAGCGCCCACGGTGGATATTATCATTGAGATGATTGATCATACCTCTGTCGCTCCTGAATTTGCAACTCAGTTTCAAAATAATTCGTTTGCGCCTATTGTTTTAATTGAGCGTAAGTTTGAGCCTTTTGGGTGGGCTATTCCGGGGGGATTTGTGGATTATGGAGAATCGGTAGAGCAGGGGGCTATCAGGGAAGCCCTTGAGGAGGTTAGTTTAAGGGTTGATTTGGTGGAGCAGTTCTATGTTTATTCTGACCCCCAGAGGGATAAACGGAAACATACCATTAGTATTGTATTTATTGCCCGTGCTAAGGGTGAGCCAAAAGCCGATGATGATGCTTTAAATGTGTCACTTTTTCCCCTTTGGGATATTCCTAAAAATCTTTGTTTTGATCACGATCGCATTTTAGCTGATTATATTCATTATAAGTTAACGGGCGATCGACCCCAACTGTAA